In Brassica napus cultivar Da-Ae unplaced genomic scaffold, Da-Ae ScsIHWf_1230;HRSCAF=1757, whole genome shotgun sequence, the genomic stretch AATATAACTTCTttaatttgtaattaattaaccTATGGTGATCAATGGTCATAtatatgatctttttttttgtaactgtatatatgatcatttgCTGCGACCATTTTCagtttttatgttatttattatcAGTTCATCATCAACAACTTCATATATAGTTCTAGAAGTAATGAAGAAGAACATGCCATTCGTATTGAATGGGATAGGTAAGAGTTAAGTCAACATAAGTTACCATATATAGCGGTGCAAAGACATTTATGACTTTTGTAGAGCATATAAGCAATTTGTAACTGTGGTCCTCGTGAAAGTTAATAATGTAACTACAATGTTATGCATGTGATTCTTCATGCATGGACAGTCGTGTTACTATTCATACGTACAACATAAGTTAGTACACACTCACAATTTGATCAGTTTAGACCTTGGAGTCTTTCGCTAAGGGTACGATTGGTAATgactgtagctttaaaatttttgtagactttttgctgtggttttaaattttattgctgtggaattttatggaaaacactaaaaaattgttttggatATTTGGTTCTGCAGAGCACTTTTATAGCTGTAGGTTATTTTAAGAgttgtggtttcaaaaaaaactttaaagcttgattgctctaAATTTTGTGCTTAGAAATAAATAGGGCTGTGGACAGCACCCAGGACAACTACCGATCACcccctaaattttttttagcgCGTAAAGAAATAGTGAAAGACTCCAAATTAATGACTTCATTCAATTGTGTAGTGAGCGCAGAACTGGTGTTGGACATAGTCAAATAAAATATTGGCTTTGgctcataatttattaaattgggTAGTGATGCAGACTGAAATATTCAGTTTATTATATGGGGAAATTTGCTGTATAACCATATCAgagcaaaaatgaaaaatatagccATACTTTGGAAAATATGTCATTTTACTACATAAATAGACATCACAGTCATTTACGGCGAGTGGACGTGTGTATATCACACACTATGATCATATACTATTCTATTTATAATCTCGATATAGAATAGATCATCTTAACCATATATGTTATAAGAATTTGATGTATCAGTACTATTTATTTATAGGGTTCAATGCAGTTTAAGTAGTAAACAATATGAAAGAACGTGTTTATTTGCAGGAATGAtgtttagtgtatattaaattaCGTAAAAGAATGTATTTGACTGATAtattctaaataataaaatatattattctataTTTTATGCCTAAATAGTATAGTATGTAAATGTATataggaaagaaaagaaaagaagttaAATGAGATAAAAATAATCGATGGGAAATAGTATGGCGTATATGAAAAATATGGTGTACATgtaaaaatatgagaaaaagaAGGATTACAAATAGAAATATAAGTATGAAAACGAAGATGGGATGATGAagaaaaaattactattttattaattgtgGTCATATATACAGTTACGTGGACGTATAAGGAAAAAagtgagagagggagagagagagggaggagGGATGCAGAGAGGGAGGGGGAGAGGGAGAGGAAGAAAGATagagaaaaaagagaaatattgaTTTAGAAGAAAGGACGGAGAGATTTTGAGATGGAGAATTGGGAAGAGAGATAAAGTGAGAGAtagaagaaagagagattgtATAATAACAATTCTATTATAGGTTTgtaaatagaatagaacaaaatcttattttttttgtataattgtACATATTCAATTTATCAATACATGTTcgttttacaaaattcaaaaattttttatagaaagaaaaatctatgtttttttataaatatttaaaaaaattcaaataaatattttttaaatttataaagtcAATTAAAAAGAAGAGGTGAAAGTGAGAAAAGACAAAATAGaaattaatacataaatatcatAGCCTAATGAAGGTTATGATtatattgttgatttttttgtttgttatgtgCATGTCGCCaaaattttcttattatattgtCTAGCACATAAATACGAAACTATTTAGCTCTAGTCTATTCGgcatttgtaatattttaagtGTATTTTTTATGATTGTACGTAGGTCGAAATCACAACGCAACACggaattaatttaaatataacattaaTATTAGTTACATATATTGACGtgttttttacatatatatggacTTTCAAACACATTAAACAAAACGAAATGCTAAATACaacttttaatctttttttttttttgacgtcgatACAACTTTTAATCACGTATGCTTGAATATTAAACTAATTACTGTAGGGTAAAACTGGAACAGAAAAATATGGATCGACCACAACCATAGTGCTACTCCCAACAGAAGTATCGCAAGAAAACTCATTGTAAAACGCTCTTGCCTTCCTTAATATAAAGCTTATGGAACATTTCATGTACCACAACAAGCTCAATTGAGCAACTTCACGTCTCAAATCTCTGTCTTTCGTTGGGATGATCGACTTACCGTAGTCTTTGTGGTTGCATATGGACAGCTTCCCGTGTTCTTGTTTTGCCGACTCCTCTTCTTTAACTGGCTGATGTTCCATAAAGAGTAGTGAGTTAGTAAGAGGGTCTGAATTGTTTAGGCCATTGTGATAGATTTCCGTAAGCGTTTTCCCAGGAAAAACATTGTTGAACATGTTCTCGCTTATGGATTTGGATGGTTGGGGCTTGTTTTGGTTGCATCTACGAGGTTTTCTGGTCGAAATTGAGATTTTGGGGCGGTGGACTTGACCGAGGGTGACGAATTTAGTAGCCATGAGAGTATTTGCTATATGGTATAAAGTGATTGGTTGTGTGAATTGCTATTCACTCCTTTCTTAGGATATTTATATGCACACATCTATACATACACATTACATAAATGTATGGCATGTATATGTGATAAAGGTTTCGTATAactgtaagtttttttaatctaaaattaaaccaaaaagcTGTTGATGGGTACGTTTTACAGGGATGGGAGCTAGAAAGTGATAAGTTGGCCTAACCGTCCAATTATGTGGTCTAAATTGGTGAAAAGAGGGGCCATGAAAGGTGGATAAAAATGAAATGTACTTTCCATTAACAAGTGACTTTACCTCTTTCACTTCACAAAATATTTACTACAAATGATTAATTTATGGGATTTAGAATAATCACTCACACGTTGTTTGAGATAATGAGAAGAAGAACCTAGAATCTATGGAATCTAGATACGAACGGATGTAGAGAGtgttaagttcaaaaaaaaaaaacggatgtAGAGAGTGAGAATGGTCCATACCATGAGCGAATAGTTTGGTATCTGTATGTGTTTTCCATTGTTATTTTCACTAAAAAGCATGTGGTCTTACGTATTTTCATGTTTTCCACGGGTCTAAATTGAGATTTTGATATAAAAGGTTTTTCTCTAAATcagtatttttcatattttccacGGGTCTAAATTGAGATTATGGGGGGAGGTGTGGACTTGAGCGAGGATGATAAATTTAGTAGCATGAGAGTGTTGAGTGTGATTGTTATATGGTGATTGGTACGAAGTGATATTTGTGAATTGCTCTTCACTCCTTTCTTAAGATATTTATTTGCACACATCTATATGTATTAAAAGTTTGGTATAAGTGTAAGTTTTTTTTGGCTAACAAAGTGtaaggtttttttttccaactatAAACCAAAAAGCTTCACTTGCTGTTGAGTATGAATATCTTAAAGGGATGGAAACCTAAAAGCGATAAGTTGGTCTAACCGTCCAAATTGTAATGAAGTGGCAATTTTAAGCTTTCTCAATCTTGTATATTGCCTAACAAAAAGGCAAAACCTATAAAGAATACTTAACTACATAGATTGTTTTCTtctaaatgtgattttttttttgacatctttCTAATCGGTGATATTTATGAattacaaaaatacatattagtCTTCTACTCTTCTCTGCACATGCTCAGATCATACGAGTAAACTCATGTTCTAATATAATGAGAAGTGAAATCGCATGTTCTCGGACTAAATTTTCAATTTGCAGGTCCGTACTAAGAATGATTCTATAATTCTATATGACATACTACGCATATATAAACTGTACATATTATAGTGTACCTCAGATCATGTGGTCTATATTGCTGGATCTAAATTGGTGAAAAAGAGGGGACATGAAAGTTGGATGAAAATGAAATGTACTTTTCCATTGACAAGTGACTTTACCTCTTTCACTTCACAAAAAgcttaaattatttaaatatggaACCTAGAGTAATTTCATTCACAAGGTATCTAAGATAACAGAAGAACCACCTAGATACGAACGGATGTAGAGAGTAAGAATGGTCCATACCACGTGCGAATAGTTTGGTAGCTGTATATGTTATACATTGTTCTTTTCACTAAAAAGTCGTATATGTGTTGGTTTACATATCTTGTATGTTTCAGAGATTCCCAGCTTTCAGGGTAATTGACTCTCAACTTACCCAAAACTTAGATACTTTTCAGTCGTCCAAGTGTGTACAAATTACTCATTATCCGATCCATACAAGGGCTTAGGTGAAACAAAGTGACAGATATTAATATATCCATATATAATACAATTTATTGGATAATGGGAAGCGATCTGTGACTGTGAgtactgtatttttttttcttcatgtaTCCAAGAGTCCTAACTTTCACCATCTTCTCTACTGAATATGAGTAGTTAAGTATATATTATCCAACTGTGTTTGACTGCACGTTCTTTTCTCATCATCTCATCAAACAGATTCTGACCCTCTCCAGCTCTTTCAGCTTTACAACATTTATCTATCATGACTGAATATGTATAAATGAAGCATACCATTCCGTTTCCAAGAACCCCAAAACTGTATGGCCTCCTCGATTTTATTCAGCTCAAACAGCCAACGGGTCAATATGATGTAAGTATGATTGTCAGGCTTAAGTCCTCTCAGCCATTTCATCCATGAACGTAAACGCTTTTTCCAATTTCCTCTTTCTGCAAAATCCAGAAATCAACGTGTTATAAAAATGTGTATATAATAAAAACCACGCCCTAATATCTCTTCTCTAATCCTAAGAGCTTCGTCCAGCGTCCCTTCTTCACAGAGTCCATGAAGCAAAGCATTTGAAGTCTTTGTGTCTACTACAAAACCTTCCGGCTTCTATTAAACCATCAATCAAATTGCTTACTGTGTCGTATAATCTGAAGGAGAAGCTTAGCGAATCAGATGCTAAGTTGAAATAAATCTTAAGCAGTCTTGGGGTTAGCTTTGGATCGTAAGTCAGGGAACTCGTGAGGCGATAAGATAGTTATGAGTTGTTTAGACTGCTCGTAATCTAGAGATATCTTAGACAAAGAGCCTCGGATAACCATGCCGATCAGAGGAAGCTTCTTCGGAGTTACCCGCCAGGTGAGCGAGCGAGAGTCTCCTCATGTCCATGGGAAATGGAGAGAAATGTGAGGAATTCACTTCGAGGGAAATTCGATAAAAGCCAAGATAGATATTTGTTATGATAATAACACGGGATTGGATATATACACAttatttgacccaaaaaaaagagaggatatATACACATTATAATTGGGCTGACAGATGGAAACTTTTTGAGTTTCATTTAACAGCTACTGTTtcaatttctctataaaataatgctAGACCTAGATGTTCGAGTGTCCTTTTAGATTCACTAGATTcggtgtccgcgctacgcgcggataacatgttcaaattaagaaaatttatatttttgattagtaGTTTTTAGTTTAATAAAGTGTTTGTTAATTTTGTGTGTTGTAGATTTAACCATAGAATTTTTGTTTGAATGTGATGCGGTGatcagtttttcttttctaaacaaAAGTAAGTTGGAATAATATATTGTGTTGAGCAATCAAATTTCATAGGAGAAAAGAGTATTTTTGAGTATTGAGTGGTGTCGTTTGCTATCAGGCTTAGGATATCAGTTTATTCGTCTTTTAGAAGCGTTGTATGATATCAATGTCGGTGTCAAAGTAAAAGTGTGATCTTGATGTGGTTGTGAGTGATAATTTTCCTGTATAAGTGTAATATTTGTAAGCATTTAgtttgacataaactttttgtttagtttattacCTTCATGTAACCTTGGAATGATACTTGTGATGATTACGATTTGGTTTTTCTTGGTAGATATGCGATTTAACTCCCTGAAATTAGCCGCCTCGTTGTCCCATATGGTTAGACGTACCATTTTGGATCtacaaaaaattattgtattatatatttattgcttaaaacaaatattatttaataaaatgttaGTACCTGTGTAAATACAATCCAATCCAATCCAAAGGGAACGTTATCCAGTTCACACAGTTCAAAACTAAATAGTTTGACAGTATAAATAAGTAATTGTCCAAAGGGAATAGAGTTTGGTAGCTAacgaaaatgaataaaaataagataagacGTAGACGATGTCTGCGAAGTATATTGTGAATGGTCTTGTAGAGATGACATTTTCTATTGCGAGCGGGCCtattgttataaaagaattttgttAGTACAGATTCATTATTGAGTTCGGAGAGTTTTGGTCGGCAGACTTACTGGTTACTTGCATCTTATGGTATAGAAATTTGTTCGTGATTCCGGAAAACCTGCTCTGGGTGAGCATCTGATCGTGATTCTGGGGGAGAGAGAAAGGAATTTAGTATTTTTGGATTGTGTTGTGAATTGTgttgcaaaataatattttttttaggggAGCGAGGTAGACCATTGTATATTTCTTTGTAGACTATGTTTTTAACCCTTCCTATCTTTTGATCCTTTCCTTGTATAATTTTGAAGCCTGACTGGGTAATAACTCGGCAAATACCAACATAGAGCTGTCCATGGGTGAAAACGGGTTGTGGCAAATACAATAGGACACATTTCAAACTCTGACCCTAAATTTTGTTAATTGTCATTGCGTAACATAGCCTGATTGGAAATTGTCGCCTTTCAAGGGTGAATGGATGTTTAGTTACTGATTCCGATAGTATGATTCTTGGAAGGTCCACTTTATGTCTAATATGAGAGCTTGTAACTATATCACCTCTAATAACACGCTCACCTAGATAAGGAACAATCAGACGTGTTCCATTGCATAACCCTTTCTTTTGATTTAAATTCCTTAGAAGCATGAAAGGGGCACCCATTTTCAATGTAAGCTTATTCCACTTTCaatgtaatttttaatatatctagggtattagtgtcattttacttattaaatttagtaaaatgaaatattttagaGTGATGTGGTTATTTAGGGTTATAATTAACGGGTGGGGATTTgggatttagatttaaaattgtataaaataaaaaataaatatttaaaattttcaaattagttTCAATAACTAACGacataatttctatatatattattcattctCATTATGTATACTATTGTAATTATCataaaactacaaaataaaaGCTAACAAAAGTTTGTACGTAACATCATGCAATGTTAGTTAcgtaattaattttcttaagacAAAGCAGATGGAAAATTTTATGAATatcatataattttcattttttatattttagttcttCAGTTTTCAGATCAGATGTTCTACTACccttaacaaaaacaaaatatattttaatattattagatatatatgttatatgttaTATTCAAATACTAAGAATCATATATGGAACAATAAACTTGCTATCTGTATAAAAAATGGGCTGGGCCTGCGAATGAAACAGAATCGACAAAGGGCTGGGCAAATGGGCTGGGCTGCGAAACGGGATCGAGACAGCTGCACGATGGGTCAAAAGGGCTGCAAAgctgattaatttttttaaaatccaagCCCAGTCCGGAATGACATGGCAGTTTggttggatgagaatatttgtGCCTCTGTGGCATAGCTTAAAAAGCCTCAATTTAGCTGCtattatatagtaggatattgGATTTTTGAGTTTCAGGTTTTTGGTTCATTTTCTTAGGCTCCGTTCAAGTTTTATATTATCTCATCTCGGGTTtgatatattttgtttcattttgaatccagtttgattttgatttttgagcTTGGTT encodes the following:
- the LOC106423425 gene encoding uncharacterized protein LOC106423425, yielding MATKFVTLGQVHRPKISISTRKPRRCNQNKPQPSKSISENMFNNVFPGKTLTEIYHNGLNNSDPLTNSLLFMEHQPVKEEESAKQEHGKLSICNHKDYGKSIIPTKDRDLRREVAQLSLLWYMKCSISFILRKARAFYNEFSCDTSVGSSTMVVVDPYFSVPVLPYSN